The Triticum aestivum cultivar Chinese Spring chromosome 6D, IWGSC CS RefSeq v2.1, whole genome shotgun sequence genomic sequence TGTTTGTGTTAAACATAACTACTAATTGATATGTCCCAAGAACAGATAATCTCCTTTGTGTTCTTTATGTTTCAGATGTTATTGAATGATGAATCAGCTAATCTTACCATTTTATTATTACATGTGGATGTGTGTAGTAGCATCCTTTCATGTTAGCATTTTAATAATCATGCCTGAAATGAAGGAATTGATTTCAGTCTAACATAGATGTTCTCTTTTATTCTATTCAGGGCGTGCTGTTCTGCAAATCAATTCTCCATGAATTTGCTGTTAAGACAAAAGCTGAACAGCCCACTTACTCCGCAGATCATCCAGAAGGGGTATCACCCATGCCCCTGTTTGTTTCATCTGTGTTGTTTGCTGGGAACACTTATACTGGTGAAGCTGCAACATGTAAGAAGGACGCAGAGCAGAAGGCTGCTCGTGTTGCAGTCAAATCTATTTTAGGTAacttatatttcattgttcatgattaGGAAGAAAGCTCCAAAACCTTTGTTTGTACTTATTGTATTTAGAATTAGTAGCGGGCTTTTTGGAGTAGAACTAATTATTCACTATGTTGTTGCAGCTACAAAGAACACTTGTATGCATCAAATTGTCAGATCAAAGAAAGAGCTTATCATTGCCATCACATCTTCTGGGTTCAACAAAGAAAGAGGAGTTGTAAGCCAGGAAAACTGCAATGCTCCAACAAATGCAATTACTCCTATAAAATTTGTGCCTGCTGGTGAAGCTGCTGGTCTAACTGCGGATCAAGGAGCGACCAACGTTCCTGAAGATGATCCATGTGCACAAGCTGTATCTGGCTCGGAAAAGCGCAAGAAGCACAGAAAGGTTTGATGAGAAGACTCTCACCCATCGTAACATGAGGTAAAATGACATTGATTTTATTGTGGACACCTATAGGAGCATTAGGTGAGTTGAGAGTTTAAGTCCCATTGGCGAAATACCTATTTTTAAGATCTGGTTCACGTAATCTCAAGCAGTTAAGTATCTATTCACATAGCTATTGCATAATGATAACAATAGCTTCCGGATTGCAAACCCATTCCTGCAACAGTTCTCATCAACACCACTCACTATCATAATTGGATCACCTTGTATTGAGGTTCAAAGAGGTAGAAAATGGATAATTTTATGTTTTAATAGTAACCTCTGAATGCTTTGAAAAACATCATATCTTGTGTTTTCTTTTGCATCAGTGTCTTGCAGTCcctctaaagaaatataagatcatttagatcactaaagtagtgatctaaacgatcttatatttctttacagagggagtatcttttaTATGTGGGAATATTTGTTGGCTCGAAGTTAATGGACAGGAATTTCAGTTTGTTGTATGTCTTGATCATCCACATAACTGtcaagatgtatgaaatgaaattAACTAATAGGTTGCTTGGTTGGTGCTGTCAAAATTTTGCTTTACATAATTGTCCCTCAGAAAAAGGTCGTCTTGTGGGATATCGTCCTTAATTTTCGTCCTTGCTGCATCAAACCATGCGGCATGGATATCCCTCAAGTGTTAAAAAGAGCTTTAAGAGTTACAGCAACTAAATAAAGTGTCTAATTAGCCATCATCAAGTTACCCTTTAGGGCGTGGATGAGGCATGTCTTATCCAGGAATGCACGAACAAACACCATTTAATATTTATGGAAGTTCTTATAGTCATGTAACTATTGCAAATCTGCAAGCTCCCATCTGCTTTAAACATATTTGGAACATTGCAATTCATCTTAAAGGCTTGCCGTCTTGATCAAGATTACTAGCTGGGATACTATTGTATATGCCAGTAAGTGTGCTAATTACTTAGGGAAATGTTTTGTTTACTTCATTCATTTGAAGTGCTCAATTACCTTGTCCAAGACCAGCTGAAATATCATCTAAATGTACTCGCCCTTTGCCACAAAATCACAAAATCTGGTACAATTGGATCGAGTAATTCGGTCGTTCTTCTAGCAATTTTGCTATCCCATATTTTGGCAGAAGTGCTCTTCCAGAGTGTTACACTGAACTGAGCTTCTTAATTTATCGGCAGATTTTGTCGTCTATGGTGGTGGAAGTGAAGGGGCTGCTGGTTATGTGGCGCTGTGTATGACATGTTTTTGGATCATTGCTAGGATGCTTGTTGGAATGACGTTGACTAAGGCATCCACTGTCCGTATGTTTCCGTGATTAGCTTAGCTTGGTATCAGGAACTCAGGTTTCTATCGAAGTGGCTTCGCTCTGTCGGGAACTCTGGATCTCTGTGATGTAACTTGTCGTTCGTCGTACCGTTTCCAACCTGTGTTTGTGTCAGATCAGATCTCTTGAGGACGTGTTTGGTTCAAGCAATATTACCCATCATTGCCGTAAACAAGTCACGTTACTGGACCAGCAACGACCTCGGTCTTCTCCGTATAGTCGCATAGGCTGTCATGCCCCAAAGTAGCGGATCGAGGGATTTGGGGATGAACTTGATCTAGGGTTCTTGTATAGCCCAACAATGGTTGAAGATGAACAGTAGAAAGTGACGCTGAAACGTTACAGTAACTAGGCGAGCGAATGCCAGCCGTTGGATGGTCTGTCCGTTAACTGATCCtaagccaactccaccgcgcgatcctATCCTGTCCGGTCCCGtctgtttggggtaaaacggacaaacgaggcggcccagcgcggggaagcaaacggacttttgttcgttttgtgtccgctttcgacccatccgcggcccaagtttgcgctgctttggggtgaaacggacaccacgcggaCACGCGAGTCGTCtgcgcttgtcctcccctggcccgcccgtcggtggtacagggcgggcctttttctatccgcccccctcCCTTCCTCCGGCCGCACCCCTTCCACTCTTTCcctcgctgtcgccgccgccgctgccattgcagctGTGCAGTTCGGACGCGAGCTCACCCAGCCCCTTCCCTTCggcgccgccgagctacccaaccatGGCCACTtggtttgcgcacccgccggccggatttggggcggatctggttggtcttgagctcgcccggctgtgggaggccgggccgcgccatggactggccgggcacctcgccggaaggccctggcagggccgcaaggccacatgcaggcagtgcctcctcctctagccgctcggatctgcaccttcggtggtccgccggcagatacacgaatggcggtcggccgggctcggtgcttgcccaaaagctcgccggcgcatcgttgccactcattaagtgcgaccactgcccaaggatggtcgtgcgccgcgtgtctacaacgccggaacatcccggataggtgttcatcaagtgcttaaacgatggggtatgcgcttttttagcttcggtttgtgctctagatttgactagttgtgctaacttcaaattttgttgtgtagaatggatgcaagttttggtattgggaagaagagtacatcgatatattgatagagcgaaatttagtacatgttcgtgcacttttagctagcatagaggctgtaaataagacaagtgcacttgttgctagattagaggctagacacgagactaggtctgaggaagcaacatcgacttctggcttgaagaagaaaggaggataccagatcgagcctcctccacagatcaacaatgagtgcatcgagaaggccctaacccaactcaagggagcagttatgaaagttgggtatcttctaaaatgtattcttgtggttcttgttttctttgatcttgttttactagtcaaaatgtgatgatgtatttttcatgtatcaaaaatgaatgatgaaataAAGTAAAGGACTTGCAAAGAAATAATACGCGGACAGGAtgtggccgggatgcgtccgcgtgctgggcgcacggccaccgcatcccagaacaggcccggacacgatcccatcgccctacccaaacggacagaatccggataaaaaggacgtccgtttggggtcgcgcggtggagttggcctttgACTGTGAGCGCCAGCTAAACATGCCCGACGTCTGCGGCCGCGGCTGCGGCTTTGATACCCTCGGTGCGTATTCCGCTGGCGTCCATGGCCTAGATTCTCTCACGTCACAGGCACAACCACATGAGTGGAGGCATTGGAGATGAGGCAGCGAAGGCCGGAGAGGAGTGTGTCGTGGTTGGCGG encodes the following:
- the LOC123144295 gene encoding double-stranded RNA-binding protein 4; protein product: MATTAAAAAAVPDAIPAAAPAAPSAQPHPVPDKCTNYKNHLQEWTQRNDQKLPAYNTESKRDHHRLEFRSTVEVGGERFQSARNHSRRKDAEQDAARVAYEILVTKTVNDDDHTDALGLIDQGVLFCKSILHEFAVKTKAEQPTYSADHPEGVSPMPLFVSSVLFAGNTYTGEAATCKKDAEQKAARVAVKSILATKNTCMHQIVRSKKELIIAITSSGFNKERGVVSQENCNAPTNAITPIKFVPAGEAAGLTADQGATNVPEDDPCAQAVSGSEKRKKHRKV